In Nocardioides faecalis, the following proteins share a genomic window:
- a CDS encoding endonuclease/exonuclease/phosphatase family protein, translated as MRHFPLSTTRVAGRLIAALLAVGALLGLGAAEAAAGDAGPAAAPPAPTFTFTHGTHNVLHGSARLTGFADVIGWQELDSRAAQQRLRVLMGYRSYIPMGGGGAVSISWKASRFELVAQGSVLTHKGRRGVSPNRYVNHVILQERVTGKRVAFVNTHFINGAWDAGRFPNQSWRQKKWRHHYRILKDQVAALQRLDGGRMPVFVGGDMNRRHRVRLGTDMPPGLRRGEISVDQLQHTTDRVQLLAHRVGATEGSDHAQQVATYRVL; from the coding sequence ATGCGCCACTTCCCCTTGTCCACCACCCGTGTCGCAGGACGGCTCATCGCCGCCTTGCTGGCCGTCGGCGCCCTGCTTGGCCTCGGCGCTGCCGAAGCGGCGGCGGGCGACGCGGGTCCCGCGGCAGCTCCACCTGCTCCCACCTTCACGTTCACCCACGGCACCCACAACGTCCTGCACGGGTCCGCTCGTCTGACCGGGTTCGCGGACGTCATCGGCTGGCAGGAGCTCGACTCCAGGGCGGCTCAGCAGCGGCTCCGTGTGCTGATGGGGTACCGCTCCTACATCCCGATGGGCGGCGGGGGTGCGGTCTCGATCTCGTGGAAGGCCTCACGGTTCGAGCTCGTCGCGCAGGGATCCGTCCTGACCCACAAGGGCAGGCGCGGGGTCAGCCCGAACCGCTACGTCAATCACGTGATCCTGCAGGAGCGGGTGACGGGCAAGCGGGTCGCGTTCGTGAACACCCACTTCATCAACGGGGCCTGGGACGCCGGTCGGTTCCCGAACCAGTCCTGGCGGCAGAAGAAGTGGCGTCACCACTACCGCATCCTGAAGGACCAGGTCGCTGCTCTGCAGCGACTCGACGGCGGCCGGATGCCGGTGTTCGTGGGCGGCGACATGAACCGTCGGCACCGGGTGCGGCTGGGCACCGACATGCCCCCCGGCCTGCGGCGCGGGGAGATCTCCGTCGACCAGCTGCAGCACACGACCGATCGCGTCCAGCTGCTCGCCCACCGGGTCGGCGCTACCGAGGGCTCTGACCACGCCCAGCAGGTCGCGACCTACCGCGTCCTCTGA
- a CDS encoding biotin/lipoyl-binding carrier protein: protein MAWVTTTELVAEMVANVLRIEVAEGDQVAVGDTVVLLESMKMEIPVIAEVAGTVSAVKVAVGDVVQEGDVLVALTR, encoded by the coding sequence ATGGCATGGGTGACGACGACGGAGCTGGTCGCGGAGATGGTCGCCAACGTGCTGCGGATCGAGGTCGCCGAGGGCGACCAGGTCGCGGTCGGTGACACCGTCGTGCTGCTGGAGTCGATGAAGATGGAGATCCCCGTCATCGCGGAGGTTGCCGGCACCGTCAGCGCCGTGAAGGTCGCCGTCGGCGACGTCGTCCAGGAGGGCGACGTGCTGGTCGCGCTCACGCGCTGA
- a CDS encoding carbon-nitrogen hydrolase family protein: MTAPTPSPTPSSSPPPAPLRVALVQTAAGLDPDANRATLSSLVAEHGPGSDLLVLPEAFARDFGEAGSDVSGFAEPVDGLFGTAVAEAAAAHGTTVVAGMFESGPDPQRPYNTLLVRGGAEASYRKVHLYDSFGYRESDRLTAGPITPTVVDVEGWRVGLMTCYDLRFPELARALVDEGAQVLVVPAAWVAGPRKVHHWRTLLLARAIENTVFVAAVGQPGPRYAGHSMVVDPFGEVLAEAGEGSTELPEVLRAELDPQVLDEARRVNPSLANRRLRRGPDRAEA, from the coding sequence GTGACCGCCCCCACGCCGAGTCCCACGCCGAGCTCCAGCCCGCCCCCTGCTCCGCTGCGCGTCGCGCTGGTCCAGACCGCCGCGGGCCTGGACCCCGACGCCAACCGGGCGACCCTGAGCAGCCTGGTCGCCGAGCACGGCCCCGGCAGCGACCTGCTGGTCCTGCCGGAGGCGTTCGCCCGCGACTTCGGGGAGGCGGGCTCGGACGTCAGCGGGTTCGCCGAGCCGGTGGACGGCCTGTTCGGCACCGCGGTGGCCGAGGCTGCCGCCGCGCACGGCACGACCGTGGTGGCCGGCATGTTCGAGAGCGGCCCGGACCCGCAGCGGCCCTACAACACGCTGCTGGTGCGCGGCGGTGCCGAGGCGTCGTACCGCAAGGTGCACCTCTACGACTCCTTCGGCTACCGGGAGTCCGACCGGCTCACCGCAGGCCCGATCACACCGACCGTGGTGGACGTCGAAGGATGGCGGGTCGGGTTGATGACCTGTTACGACCTGCGCTTCCCCGAGCTCGCCCGCGCGCTGGTCGACGAGGGGGCACAGGTGCTGGTCGTGCCGGCGGCCTGGGTGGCCGGGCCGCGCAAGGTGCACCACTGGCGCACCCTGCTGCTCGCCCGCGCCATCGAGAACACCGTGTTCGTCGCCGCGGTCGGCCAGCCCGGACCCCGCTACGCCGGGCACTCGATGGTGGTCGACCCGTTCGGCGAGGTGCTCGCCGAGGCGGGGGAGGGATCCACCGAGCTGCCCGAGGTGTTGCGCGCCGAGCTCGACCCGCAGGTGCTGGACGAGGCACGCCGCGTCAACCCGTCACTGGCCAACCGACGGCTGCGCCGGGGGCCGGACCGGGCAGAGGCCTGA
- the mobA gene encoding molybdenum cofactor guanylyltransferase, with protein MIEPGLLPFAAIILAGGRGARLGGADKASIELAGRTLLDRALDAVMDASEVVVVGHQVPTERPVTFVLEDPRHGGPAAGLLTGRDALLRTFPTLAVLAVDMPHLTPATLRRLHEAAVGHQGAVLVDAEGRRHLAYVLHTQHLDAVRPGREEQHNMSMRALLADLDLAEVAQVGRESEDIDTWTDLRDAHEDPQQH; from the coding sequence GTGATCGAACCCGGCCTGCTCCCCTTCGCCGCGATCATCCTCGCGGGCGGCCGCGGCGCCCGGCTGGGCGGCGCCGACAAGGCCAGCATCGAGCTCGCCGGGCGCACCCTGCTCGACCGTGCCCTCGACGCGGTGATGGACGCCTCCGAGGTGGTCGTGGTGGGCCACCAGGTGCCGACGGAGCGGCCGGTCACGTTCGTGCTGGAGGACCCCCGCCACGGCGGCCCCGCCGCGGGGCTGCTGACCGGGCGCGACGCGCTGCTGCGCACGTTCCCCACCCTGGCGGTGCTGGCCGTCGACATGCCGCACCTGACGCCCGCCACCCTGCGCCGCCTGCACGAGGCCGCCGTCGGCCACCAGGGCGCCGTGCTCGTCGACGCCGAGGGTCGCCGCCACCTGGCCTACGTGCTGCACACCCAGCACCTGGACGCCGTGCGGCCCGGGCGGGAGGAGCAGCACAACATGTCGATGCGTGCGCTGCTCGCCGACCTCGACCTGGCCGAGGTGGCGCAGGTGGGCCGGGAGAGTGAGGACATCGACACCTGGACCGACCTGCGCGACGCCCACGAGGACCCGCAGCAGCACTGA
- a CDS encoding DUF6457 domain-containing protein → MNLHDWIDELCDVLDIEAEADEGLLMDLAAIARESVHPAAGVVTAYLLGWAAGEQEADPEQVERLAAKAQGLAEAWDRPAGTREDPDDVAVDLDELATAEYGDEDSLV, encoded by the coding sequence GTGAACCTCCACGACTGGATCGATGAGTTGTGCGACGTCCTCGACATCGAGGCGGAGGCGGACGAAGGGCTGCTGATGGACCTCGCCGCGATCGCCCGGGAGTCGGTGCACCCGGCCGCCGGCGTGGTCACCGCCTACCTGCTCGGCTGGGCCGCCGGCGAGCAGGAGGCCGACCCCGAGCAGGTGGAGCGGCTCGCCGCGAAGGCCCAGGGCCTCGCCGAGGCGTGGGACCGCCCCGCCGGCACCCGGGAGGACCCCGACGACGTCGCCGTGGACCTCGACGAGCTCGCCACTGCCGAGTACGGCGACGAGGACTCGCTCGTCTGA
- a CDS encoding NAD(P)H-quinone oxidoreductase: MRAVTQSSPGGPETLSLTELPDPAPGPGEVLVEVAATAVNRADLLQRQGNYPPPPGASDVIGLECSGTIAALGEGVADWSVGDEVCALLAGGGYASHVVVPVGQVMGVPEGIDLVTAAALPEVACTVWSNVFMVAGLRPGENFLVHGGGGGIGTFAIQLAHAVGARVFTTAGSPEKLQRCRELGADVAINYRDEDFVEVVREATGGHGADVVLDNMGAKYLPRNVDVLADEGRLVIIGMQGGVKGELNIAKLLSKRGAVIATALRSRPVDNKARICASVVENVWPLVADGTVKPVVSEVLSLADVARAHRLVEDGDSIGKVLMTP; this comes from the coding sequence ATGCGCGCCGTCACCCAGTCCAGCCCCGGTGGTCCCGAGACCCTCTCCCTGACCGAGCTGCCCGACCCCGCCCCGGGCCCGGGCGAGGTGCTGGTCGAGGTCGCCGCGACCGCGGTCAACCGTGCCGACCTGTTGCAGCGCCAGGGCAACTACCCGCCGCCGCCGGGCGCCTCCGACGTCATCGGCCTGGAGTGCAGCGGCACGATCGCGGCGCTCGGCGAGGGCGTCGCCGACTGGTCCGTGGGCGACGAGGTGTGTGCGCTGCTGGCCGGCGGCGGCTACGCCAGCCACGTCGTCGTACCCGTCGGACAGGTGATGGGCGTGCCCGAGGGCATCGACCTGGTCACCGCCGCCGCGCTGCCGGAGGTGGCGTGCACGGTGTGGTCCAACGTGTTCATGGTCGCCGGCCTGCGCCCGGGTGAGAACTTCCTCGTCCACGGCGGCGGTGGCGGCATCGGCACCTTCGCGATCCAGCTCGCCCACGCCGTCGGCGCGCGGGTGTTCACCACCGCCGGCAGCCCCGAGAAGCTCCAGCGCTGCCGCGAGCTGGGGGCCGACGTCGCGATCAACTACCGCGACGAGGACTTCGTCGAGGTCGTCCGCGAGGCCACCGGCGGTCACGGCGCCGACGTGGTGCTCGACAACATGGGCGCCAAGTACCTGCCGCGCAACGTCGACGTGCTCGCCGACGAGGGCCGTCTGGTCATCATCGGCATGCAGGGCGGGGTCAAGGGCGAGCTGAACATCGCCAAGCTGCTCAGCAAGCGGGGCGCCGTCATCGCCACCGCCCTGCGCTCCCGGCCCGTCGACAACAAGGCCCGGATCTGCGCCTCGGTCGTGGAGAACGTGTGGCCGCTGGTCGCCGACGGCACCGTCAAGCCCGTCGTCTCCGAGGTGCTCTCCTTGGCCGACGTCGCGCGGGCGCACCGCCTCGTCGAGGACGGCGACAGCATCGGCAAGGTGCTGATGACGCCCTGA
- a CDS encoding bacterial proteasome activator family protein, whose product MTDNEEKIVVVGPDGQPIGTLPASAVEQHDGEAGENSEAEGERALTELVEQPAKVMRIGSMIRQLLDEVKAAPLDEASRHRLAAIHRSSVAELEQGLAPELVEELERLSLPFSEDVTPTEAELRIAQAQLVGWLEGLFHGIQTAIYAQQMAARAQFEQIRRSLPPGVTLGAAVAPGQGVPGAAAAQADAGEEPRTGGMYL is encoded by the coding sequence ATGACCGACAACGAGGAGAAGATCGTGGTGGTCGGGCCGGACGGGCAGCCGATCGGCACCCTCCCGGCGTCCGCCGTCGAGCAGCACGACGGCGAGGCGGGCGAGAACAGTGAGGCCGAGGGCGAGCGCGCGCTCACCGAGCTGGTCGAGCAGCCCGCGAAGGTGATGCGGATCGGCTCGATGATCCGCCAGCTGCTCGACGAGGTGAAGGCCGCGCCGCTGGACGAGGCCAGCCGGCACCGGCTCGCCGCCATCCACCGCTCCTCCGTCGCCGAGCTCGAGCAGGGCCTGGCCCCGGAGCTCGTCGAGGAGCTGGAGCGGCTCTCCCTGCCCTTCTCCGAGGACGTCACCCCGACCGAGGCCGAGCTGCGCATCGCGCAGGCCCAGCTCGTCGGGTGGCTCGAAGGGCTCTTCCACGGCATCCAGACCGCGATCTACGCCCAGCAGATGGCCGCCCGGGCCCAGTTCGAGCAGATCCGCCGCTCGCTGCCGCCGGGCGTGACGTTGGGCGCCGCCGTCGCGCCGGGCCAGGGCGTCCCCGGTG